The following are encoded in a window of Natrononativus amylolyticus genomic DNA:
- a CDS encoding ABC transporter permease, whose protein sequence is MAGRSDTTTFLDSHLSENRRIVLEKFWEQLIGVAGDIRRNRTAFAALIVLTTFVVVAVFAPYIAPYEPMAYHDSPDGTAMGMEPPSSTHIFGTTSLGQDVFSQWVFAARASLLVGFLSGLSVTVIGVTVGLVAGYYKGTVDLVLMRVVDVLYGIPATPLILIVAMFFGSSLWTVIIAMVLILWRTMARVIRSQTLSLAERPFVKAARASGASDLRIIFIHIAPNLLPLIFIQGTLAVGTAILLEAGVSFLGIGAELSWGSMLQMTFATGAIRYAPWWVFPPGIALTLLIMSLFFLSRAIEDIAQPEMRSVK, encoded by the coding sequence ATGGCTGGACGCTCAGATACCACGACGTTTCTCGATTCGCATCTCTCGGAGAATCGGCGAATCGTGCTCGAGAAATTCTGGGAGCAACTCATCGGCGTCGCGGGGGACATCCGACGAAACCGAACGGCGTTCGCCGCGCTCATCGTTCTCACGACGTTCGTGGTCGTCGCCGTCTTTGCCCCGTACATCGCGCCGTACGAACCGATGGCCTATCACGACAGCCCCGATGGGACCGCAATGGGGATGGAACCGCCGAGCAGTACCCACATCTTCGGAACGACGAGCCTCGGCCAGGACGTCTTCAGCCAGTGGGTGTTCGCCGCTCGCGCCTCCCTGCTTGTCGGGTTCCTCTCTGGCCTGTCAGTGACGGTCATCGGCGTCACCGTCGGGCTTGTCGCCGGCTACTACAAGGGGACAGTCGACCTCGTCCTCATGCGCGTCGTCGACGTCCTCTACGGGATTCCGGCAACACCGCTCATCCTCATCGTCGCGATGTTCTTCGGCAGTTCACTGTGGACGGTGATTATCGCGATGGTCCTGATTCTCTGGCGAACGATGGCACGGGTGATTCGGTCACAGACGCTGTCGCTCGCTGAACGCCCGTTCGTGAAAGCCGCGCGGGCGAGCGGTGCGAGTGATCTCAGGATCATCTTCATCCACATCGCCCCGAACCTACTCCCGCTCATCTTCATCCAGGGTACCCTCGCCGTCGGGACGGCGATCCTGCTCGAGGCAGGGGTGTCGTTCCTGGGAATCGGTGCGGAACTCAGTTGGGGATCGATGCTGCAGATGACGTTCGCGACGGGTGCGATCCGCTATGCGCCGTGGTGGGTCTTCCCACCGGGAATCGCACTCACGTTGCTCATCATGTCGCTGTTCTTCCTCTCGCGAGCGATCGAAGATATCGCCCAGCCGGAGATGAGGTCCGTCAAATGA